The region CAAAGCTTGTATCCGGCAAATAGCGTTCCACAGGTGGTGAAGCGGATTAATCAGGCACTGCAGCGCGCGGATCAAATTCAGTATATGGAGGGAAAGGAAGATGTTGATTGGTTCGCTCCGATCGTAGCGGATGCAGAAGCTGGATTCGGCGGACAGCTGAATGTATTCGAGTTGATGAAAAGCATGATTGAAGCAGGCGCTGCAGGCGTCCATTTCGAGGACCAGCTATCATCCGAGAAGAAATGCGGACACCTTGGAGGAAAAGTGCTCCTTCCGACACAAACGGCTGTCAGAAATTTAATTGCTGCACGATTTGCAGCTGATGTAATGGGAGTTCCGACCATCCTTGTTGCCCGGACAGATGCCAATGCGGCCGACCTCATCACAAGTGATGTTGATCCGGCAGATGCTCCATTCATAACCGGCAACAGAACGCCAGAGGGCTTTTTCCAAACGAAAGCAGGTATTGATCAGGCCATTGCAAGGGGGCTTTCCTATGCACCGTACGCCGACTTGATCTGGTGTGAAACATCCGAGCCGAACTTGGAGGAGGCTCGCCAATTTGCTGAAGCGATCCATGCGAAGTTCCCCGGGAAATTACTTGCCTATAATTGTTCGCCATCCTTCAACTGGAAGGCAAAGCTTGACGATCAAACGATTGCTGGTTTCCAGCGTGAACTGGCA is a window of Falsibacillus albus DNA encoding:
- the aceA gene encoding isocitrate lyase, translated to MRQEKARKLEMNWKNDARWSGIERPYSADDVIRLRGSIDIEHTLAKRGAEKLWNLLHTEEYVHALGALTGNQAMQQVKAGLKSIYLSGWQVAADANLSGNMYPDQSLYPANSVPQVVKRINQALQRADQIQYMEGKEDVDWFAPIVADAEAGFGGQLNVFELMKSMIEAGAAGVHFEDQLSSEKKCGHLGGKVLLPTQTAVRNLIAARFAADVMGVPTILVARTDANAADLITSDVDPADAPFITGNRTPEGFFQTKAGIDQAIARGLSYAPYADLIWCETSEPNLEEARQFAEAIHAKFPGKLLAYNCSPSFNWKAKLDDQTIAGFQRELAKMGYKFQFVTLAGFHALNHSMFELARQYKDRGMAAYSELQQAEFNSEQYGYTATRHQREVGTGYFDEVAQVVSGGTSSTTALKGSTETDQFHAAKAN